One Psychrobacillus glaciei genomic region harbors:
- a CDS encoding Maf family protein, whose translation MKLITDKKIILASESPRRKELFSSLGIPFEVQPSGVVEELEGVYDPEQMAIAIADLKATEVFRKNPDAIVIAADTTVRIGKALLSKPTSNAQAKKFMKLLSGKVHNVITGVTILGPGISIAFAESTLVKFYELSNKEIDAYVESGDPLDKAGGYGIQTMGGLFVEKIQGDYNNVVGLPISRLYRTLVTLEVIEFEKEKSK comes from the coding sequence ATAACAGACAAAAAAATTATTCTAGCAAGTGAGTCACCAAGAAGAAAAGAACTTTTTAGTAGTTTAGGTATTCCATTTGAAGTACAACCATCTGGTGTTGTGGAAGAATTAGAGGGAGTCTATGATCCCGAGCAAATGGCGATTGCAATAGCAGATTTAAAAGCTACTGAAGTTTTCCGAAAAAATCCTGATGCGATTGTCATTGCTGCTGATACGACTGTTCGTATTGGAAAAGCGTTGTTATCTAAGCCAACGAGCAATGCTCAAGCCAAAAAGTTTATGAAATTACTATCTGGGAAAGTTCATAACGTTATTACAGGGGTTACTATATTAGGGCCTGGTATTAGTATCGCTTTCGCAGAATCTACTTTAGTGAAATTTTATGAGCTTTCCAATAAGGAAATCGATGCTTATGTGGAATCTGGTGATCCATTAGACAAAGCAGGTGGCTATGGTATACAAACGATGGGTGGACTATTTGTTGAAAAGATTCAAGGTGATTATAACAATGTAGTAGGGCTACCTATAAGTCGTTTGTATCGAACGCTAGTTACTTTAGAGGTAATTGAATTTGAAAAGGAGAAATCCAAATGA